CGTGCACGTGATCGCCGTCGGCCAGGGCGCGCTCGAGTGGCTTTAACACCACGATCCCAACGCCGTTGCCGAACAGGGTGCCGCGCCCGTCGGAATCGAAGGCACGGCAGTGCCCGTCCGGCGAGGCGATGCCGCCCGGCTGGTGGCGA
This region of Bacteroidota bacterium genomic DNA includes:
- a CDS encoding beta-ketoacyl synthase N-terminal-like domain-containing protein, yielding RHQPGGIASPDGHCRAFDSDGRGTLFGNGVGIVVLKPLERALADGDHVHAVIRGSAVNNDGSDKVGLLAWLPKQFLANGHYPTDQA